From a region of the Triticum aestivum cultivar Chinese Spring chromosome 7D, IWGSC CS RefSeq v2.1, whole genome shotgun sequence genome:
- the LOC123170204 gene encoding protein PHOTOPERIOD-INDEPENDENT EARLY FLOWERING 1 isoform X4, with the protein MASKGPRSKLDHETRPRRKKALEAPREPRKPKVHWDHVLGEMVWLSKEFESERKWKLSMAKKIAQRANMGVVDQATKDEKKQKEGEHRLRKVALNISKDVKKFWTKIEKLVLYKNQLEVEERKKKALDKQLDFLLGQTERYSTMLAENLVDVPHLQTQENGLLQTNVLSQEEVAGPSQTNQPSQEEVAGPSQTNQPSQEEVAGPSQTNQPLQEDVAEPSQTNQPLQEDVAEPSHTNQPLQEDVAEPSHTNQPVQEEVAEENINAPTPDDLVADTMETDDDYDSSSLNEEQEDDERTIDEDEAQITEAERNEELAALQAEADIPIDDLLKSYLKSQVSRESSPANKDTCSNSDLKNSTKDSSNQVNGCNHDSGYTSSDEGNFSEEVDDSHHYAEFVKRNHGKSNGGISGEQEDNDYVCTDEGKDDEATLSEEEELAKKDGPDPLDEIKLLQKESEIPLEELLARYPKDGYADEVTNELEDSPTHSSEEVNSDMSLDDLPADLELNNDTSENHEIAEVLGTEHVSGNALQLEIVSEPSVQECPVKGDELTDAKVMADEEASVQECSVEEVEMTDAKVMADQETIVQECPVKEDELTDAKVMADEETSVQERSVKEDERTDAKVIANEETGDSVMADAAAAARAAQPTGNTFSTTSVRTKFPFLLKHSLREYQHIGLDWLVAMYEKRLNGILADEMGLGKTIMTISLLAHLACEKGIWGPHLIVVPTSVMLNWETEFLKWCPAFKILTYFGSAKERKQKRQGWMKPNFFHVCITTYRLVIQDSKAFKRKKWKYLILDEAHLIKNWKSQRWQTLLNFNSKRRILLTGTPLQNDLMELWSLMHFLMPHVFQSHQEFKDWFCNPISGMVEGQDKVNKEVIDRLHNVLRPFILRRLKRDVEKQLPQKHEHVIYCRLSRRQRNLYEDFIASSDTQATLSSGNYFGMISIIMQLRKVCNHPDLFEGRPIISSFDMAGIDMQISSSVCMVLDKGPFSQAGLSDMNLVFTQNEFNMTSWEADEVAAVFLPGITSRGSGAEIFCSSKAGQRSNGTNIFEEIQKALQEERIKEAKERAASIAWWNRLRCEKRPVYGRNIRELLTIRHPMCDVLEKKNNPSCYMDFSSSLADLVLSSVERFNKMLGFIESFTFAIPAARAATPICWCKKRNSPVLLGPAYREQCMNEFSPILSPIRPAIVRRQVYFPDRRLIQFDCGKLQELAILLRRLKSEGHRALIFTQMTKMLDTLEEFINLYGYTYLRLDGSTQPEERQTLMQRFNTNPKFFLFILSTRSGGVGVNLVGADTVIFYDSDWNPAMDQQAQDRCHRIGQTREVNIYRLISESTIEENILKKANQKRTLDDLVIQRGCYNTEFFKKLDPMEFFSGHTALNVEDQPRDHSTTAVSSNETGLGLSNADVEAAIRQAEDEADYMALKRLEQEEAADNQEFSEEVAGRLEDDELVNEEDTKPDDHTSEEHKHQSSDADKDKNVGLPVNQINEEKALTLAAGDGDMDMLADVKQMAAAAAAAGQASSSFENHLRPIDRYAMRFLELWDPIIDKAAVNYQVNVEEEEWELERIEKLKEDLEAEIDEDQEPLSYESWDVDFATTAYRQQVEALAKKQLLEEQERQALEAAKELEEMNDMASSHRKKSKKKKRKAGKFKSLKKGRVSSESEAMHDETSVDTMSIDDNAPSPELMSDESPHHGSNKRKKMTPRNEEVSSSSRALKKFKKAPKSNCTPESSSHKHSLEGKQLKLMDEANDSDPKSVRIKSDGRIAMPSMPAKRVMVIKPERLKKKGLMWPRDCALDSWTTEEDAVLCGTVHEYGPVWELASDFLHSIPGGAFYRGRYRHPVHCCERFRELFCKYVLSATDNANSEKAPSGAGKAVLKVSEDQTRMLLNVISEIPNNELLLQKHFMAILSSVWRSKCTHESRRVTSVCSSATHKPVSLSENWSMTNDKPSFNLVRTALADAQAQCPRVAIPTSNQEPRRRHLDLVLDFRTDRHAYQADFPSVVNVSILEPDPIRRTVVPVEQSLLSGLPHRHAENRFRIASEACFEGEGSHWASSVHMNDTARHKSGSKSTGKHKAASESGRPPKSKIQRTAEPQDMPALKFDFLRSPRQLLTSAAEFPITQSLSDFGIDDSELTYMEDLPLEETDTEFAPYQYDPVSLAGIEELDPLVDLTDIG; encoded by the exons ATGGCATCAAAAGGTCCCCGGTCGAAGCTAGACCATGAGACAAGACCTAGACGCAAGAAG GCTCTTGAAGCTCCAAGGGAGCCTCGGAAGCCAAAAGTTCACTGGGACCATGTTCTGGGGGAAATGGTTTGGCTGTCAAAG GAGTTTGAATCTGAGAGAAAGTGGAAGTTGTCCATGGCTAAAAAGATTGCTCAAAGGGCCAATATGGGTGTAGTTGACCAAGCAACAAAGGATGAGAAAAAACAAAAG GAGGGGGAACATCGCCTGAGAAAAGTTGCCCTAAATATTTCTAAGGATGTGAAGAAGTTCTGGACCAAAATAGAGAAGTTG GTTCTCTATAAGAATCAACTAGAGGTTGAGGAAAGGAAGAAAAAGGCCCTCGATAAGCAGCTTGATTTCCTTTTAGGTCAGACTGAAAG ATATTCTACAATGTTGGCTGAAAATCTCGTGGATGTTCCCCATTTGCAAACACAAGAAAATGGACTGTTACAGACAAATGTACTATCCCAGGAGGAAGTAGCAGGACCTTCCCAGACTAATCAACCATCCCAGGAGGAAGTAGCAGGACCTTCCCAGACTAATCAACCATCCCAGGAGGAAGTAGCAGGACCTTCGCAGACTAATCAACCATTGCAGGAGGATGTAGCAGAACCTTCGCAGACTAATCAACCATTGCAGGAGGATGTAGCAGAACCTTCGCACACTAATCAACCATTGCAGGAGGATGTAGCAGAACCTTCACACACTAATCAACCAGTGCAGGAGGAAGTAGCTGAGGAGAACATAAATGCACCAACTCCTGATGATCTAG TTGCAGATACAATGGAAACTGATGATGACTACGATAGCAGCTCCTTGAACGAAGAACAG GAAGATGACGAGCGCACAATTGATGAGGATGAAGCCCAAATCACGGAGGCTGAACGCAATGAAGAATTAGCTGCATTGCAGGCAGAAGCTGACATACCAATTGATGATCTTCTTAAGTCGTATCTCAAAAGCCAAG TTAGCAGGGAAAGCAGTCCAGCTAACAAAGACACTTGCAGCAACTCAGATTTGAAGAATTCAACTAAAG ATTCTTCAAACCAAGTTAATGGCTGTAATCATGATTCTGGTTATACTTCAAGTGATGAAGGCAATTTTTCTGAGGAAGTTGATGATAGCCACCATTATGCTGAGTTTGTGAAGAGGAATCAT GGGAAAAGTAATGGCGGTATCTCTGGTGAGCAG GAGGATAACGATTATGTTTGTACTGATGAAGGAAAG GATGATGAAGCAACTTTATCTGAAGAGGAAGAGTTGGCAAAGAAAGATGGCCCTGATCCTTTGGATGAG ATTAAGCTTCTGCAAAAAGAGAGTGAGATCCCACTAGAAGAACTTCTTGCGAGGTACCCAAAG GATGGCTATGCAGATGAGGTAACAAATGAACTGGAGGATTCACCCACACACTCTAGCGAAGAGGTTAATAGTGACATGTCTCTGGATGATCTACCTGCGGACTTGGAACTGAACAATGatacgtctgaaaatcatgaaatagCAGAAGTGCTGGGAACTGAGCATGTGAGCGGCAATGCCCTACAACTAGAAATAGTTTCAGAGCCTAGCGTGCAAGAATGCCCTGTTAAAGGAGACGAGCTGACTGATGCTAAGGTGATGGCCGATGAGGAAGCTAGTGTACAAGAATGTTCCGTTGAAGAAGTTGAGATGACCGATGCTAAGGTGATGGCCGATCAGGAAACTATTGTACAAGAATGTCCTGTTAAAGAAGATGAGCTGACTGATGCTAAGGTGATGGCCGATGAGGAAACTAGTGTACAAGAACGTTCTGTTAAAGAAGATGAGAGGACTGATGCTAAGGTGATTGCCAATGAGGAAACTGGTGACAGTGTAATggctgatgctgctgctgctgcaagaGCAGCACAACCAACTGGGAACACCTTCTCAACAACAAGTGTCCGCACGAAATTCCCATTCCTTCTCAAGCATTCTCTTCGGGAGTATCAGCATATTGGGTTGGACTGGTTGGTTGCTATGTATGAAAAGAGGCTGAATGGAATTTTAGCAGATGAAATGGGTTTAGGGAAGACGATCATGACTATCTCCTTGCTAGCACACCTTGCATGTGAGAAGGGGATATGGGGTCCACATCTTATTGTCGTGCCAACCAGTGTTATGTTAAATTGGGAAACAGAATTTCTGAAATGGTGTCCTGCCTTTAAAATACTTACTTATTTTGGAAGTGCAAAGGAGAGAAAGCAGAAACGTCAAGGTTGGATGAAGCCAAATTTTTTCCATGTATGCATCACGACATACAGGCTAGTTATTCAGGACTCCAAAGCGTTCAAGCGAAAGAAGTGGAAGTATCTTATTCTTGATGAGGCTCATCTGATAAAGAACTGGAAATCACAAAGATGGCAGACTCTGCTGAATTTTAATTCAAAACGACGTATTCTGTTGACTGGAACTCCTTTGCAAAATGACCTTATGGAACTTTGGTCTCTCATGCACTTTTTGATGCCACATGTATTCCAGTCTCACCAAGAGTTCAAGGATTGGTTCTGCAATCCGATATCAGGAATGGTGGAGGGCCAAGACAAGGTAAACAAGGAAGTTATAGATCGGTTGCACAATGTCCTCCGCCCATTTATATTACGGCGATTGAAACGAGATGTTGAGAAGCAGTTACCACAGAAGCATGAGCATGTCATATATTGCCGACTTTCCAGAAGGCAAAGAAACCTGTATGAAGATTTTATTGCCAGCTCAGATACACAAGCAACACTGTCAAGTGGCAACTATTTTGGTATGATTAGTATCATTATGCAACTCAGAAAGGTCTGTAACCATCCAGATCTTTTTGAAGGCCGCCCAATTATCAGCTCATTTGACATGGCAGGGATTGACATGCAGATCAGCTCTTCTGTTTGCATGGTCCTGGATAAGGGGCCATTTTCTCAGGCTGGCCTATCTGATATGAACCTTGTGTTTACTCAGAATGAATTTAATATGACTTCTTGGGAAGCGGACGAGGTTGCTGCTGTCTTTCTTCCAGGCATCACCTCTAGGGGCTCTGGTGCAGAGATTTTTTGCTCTAGTAAGGCTGGTCAGAGAAGTAATGGAacaaatatttttgaagaaattcagaAAGCCTTGCAGGAGGAGAGAATTAAAGAGGCCAAAGAAAGGGCAGCTTCAATTGCTTGGTGGAATAGGTTGAGATGCGAGAAGAGGCCTGTTTATGGTAGAAACATTAGAGAGCTTCTGACCATAAGACATCCTATGTGTGATGTTCTTGAGAAGAAGAACAACCCTTCATGCTACATGGATTTTTCATCGAGTCTAGCAGATCTTGTTCTTTCATCTGTGGAACGCTTCAATAAAATGCTTGGCTTTATTGAATCATTTACGTTTGCAATTCCTGCTGCACGGGCTGCTACTCCTATTTGCTGGTGCAAAAAAAGAAATTCACCTGTTCTTCTTGGACCAGCTTACAGAGAACAATGTATGAATGAGTTCTCGCCCATTCTCTCCCCTATAAGGCCTGCAATTGTTCGCCGTCAAGTGTACTTCCCTGATAGGCGCCTGATCCAGTTTGACTGTGGGAAGTTGCAGGAGCTTGCTATCTTGCTGAGACGTTTGAAGTCAGAAGGACACAGAGCCTTGATATTTACTCAGATGACTAAGATGCTTGATACTTTGGAGGAATTCATTAATTTGTATGGTTATACATATTTGAGGTTAGATGGTTCTACCCAGCCAGAAGAGAGGCAGACACTAATGCAGAGGTTTAATACAAACCCGAAGTTTTTTCTGTTCATTTTATCCACTCGCAGTGGTGGTGTGGGAGTCAACCTAGTAGGTGCAGACACTGTTATATTCTATGACAGTGACTGGAACCCTGCAATGGATCAACAAGCCCAAGACAGATGTCACAGGATAGGACAAACACGTGAAGTTAACATCTATAGGCTGATTAGTGAGAGCACTATTGAGGAGAATATTCTCAAGAAAGCAAATCAGAAGCGAACACTTGATGATTTAGTGATACAACGCGGTTGTTACAATACAGAGTTCTTCAAGAAGCTAGACCCTATGGAATTTTTTTCTGGGCACACAGCTCTTAATGTCGAAGATCAGCCGAGGGATCACTCTACCACTGCTGTATCCTCGAATGAAACTGGTCTGGGGCTGTCAAATGCAGATGTTGAAGCAGCTATTAGACAGGCAGAAGATGAAGCTGACTATATGGCTCTCAAAAGGTTGGAGCAGGAAGAGGCTGCAGACAATCAAGAATTCAGTGAGGAGGTTGCTGGAAGGCTAGAGGATGATGAGCTTGTAAATGAGGAGGATACAAAGCCTGATGATCACACCAGTGAAGAGCATAAACATCAAAGTTCTGATGCGGATAAGGATAAAAATGTTGGTTTACCTGTGAACCAAATAAATGAAGAAAAGGCTCTTACATTGGCTGCAGGTGACGGAGATATGGATATGCTTGCTGATGTTAAGCAAATGGCTGCTGCAGCAGCTGCAGCAGGACAAGCGAGTTCATCCTTTGAAAATCACCTTCGGCCAATAGATAGATATGCAATGCGGTTTTTGGAGCTCTGGGATCCAATAATTGACAAAGCTGCTGTAAATTATCAGGTGAATGTTGAAGAGGAAGAATGGGAACTTGAACGCATTGAAAAACTCAAAGAAGATTTAGAAGCAGAAATTGATGAAGACCAGGAACCACTATCTTATGAGT CATGGGATGTTGATTTTGCTACTACAGCGTATCGCCAACAGGTTGAGGCTCTAGCTAAAAAGCAG TTGTTGGAAGAACAGGAAAGACAAGCTCTTGAAGCAGCCAAAGAGCTAGAGGAAATGAATGACATGGCGAG CAGTCACCGCAAAaagtcaaagaagaagaaaaggaaggcaggCAAATTTAAGTCTTTAAAAAAAGGACGTGTGTCATCTGAGTCAGAGGCCATGCATGATGAAACGTCTGTAGatactatgagtattgatgacaaTGCACCCTCGCCAGAGCTTATGAGTGATGAATCACCACATCATGGTTCAAATAAGCGTAAAAAGATGACACCTAGAAATGAGGAAGTGAGCAGCAGTAGCAGAGCCctgaagaagttcaagaaagccCCTAAATCGAACTGTACTCCTGAGTCCTCATCACATAAGCACTCGCTCGAAGGCAAGCAACTCAAGTTGATGGATGAAGCGAATGATTCTGATCCGAAGTCGGTGAGAATTAAGAGTGATGGCCGGATTGCCATGCCCTCCATGCCAGCAAAACGTGTTATGGTAATTAAGcctgagaggttgaagaagaagggTCTTATGTGGCCTCGAGATTGTGCTTTAGATTCGTGGACTACTGAGGAAGATGCAGTTCTTTGTGGAACTGTACATGAGTATGGTCCTGTTTGGGAACTGGCTAGTGACTTTCTTCATTCCATACCTGGTGGTGCATTTTATAGGGGAAGATATCGTCATCCTGTACATTGCTGTGAGAGATTCCGAGAATTATTCTGCAAATATGTATTGTCAGCTACTGACAATGCAAACAGTGAGAAGGCTCCTTCTGGTGCCGGGAAGGCTGTCTTGAAAGTATCTGAG GATCAAACTCGGATGTTGCTGAATGTGATCAGTGAAATTCCTAACAACGAGTTGCTTCTCCAGAAACATTTCATGGCGATACTTTCTTCTGTTTGGAGATCAAAATGTACTCATGAGTCCCGACGTGTCACAAGTGTTTGTTCTAGTGCAACCCATAAGCCTGTTAGCTTGAGTGAGAACTGGTCCATGACGAACGACAAGCCATCCTTTAATCTTGTAAGGACAGCCCTCGCAGACGCTCAGGCCCAATGTCCAAGAGTGGCAATACCAACAAGCAATCAGGAACCTCGCCGGAGGCATTTAGATTTAGTATTGGATTTCCGGACAGATCGACATGCTTACCAGGCAGACTTTCCATCTGTAGTGAATGTGTCCATTCTAGAACCAGATCCTATTAGACGCACTGTTGTGCCGGTGGAACAATCACTGCTGTCTGGGCTTCCTCATAGACATGCTGAGAACAGATTCAG GATAGCATCAGAAGCTTGTTTTGAAGGGGAAGGTTCTCACTGGGCATCATCTGTCCACATGAATGATACTGCTCGACATAAATCTGGCTCAAAGTCCACAGGAAAACACAAAGCAGCTTCAGAATCGGGAAGACCACCGAAATCGAAAATTCAGAGGACGGCTGAACCACAGGACATGCCGGCTTTGAAGTTTGATTTTCTCCGATCCCCCCGGCAACTGTTGACAAGTGCAGCTGAGTTCCCCATCACACAGTCCCTATCCGACTTTGGCATTGACGATTCTGAGTTGACCTACATGGAGGATCTTCCTCTAGAAGAGACAGACACTGAGTTTGCCCCGTACCAGTATGACCCAGTTTCCCTTGCTGGTATCGAGGAGTTGGATCCTCTGGTGGATTTGACAGACATCGGATGA